In Humulus lupulus chromosome 6, drHumLupu1.1, whole genome shotgun sequence, a single genomic region encodes these proteins:
- the LOC133781839 gene encoding V-type proton ATPase 16 kDa proteolipid subunit: MSSTFSGDETAPFFGFLGAAAALVFSCMGAAYGTAKSGVGVASMGVMRPELVMKSIVPVVMAGVLGIYGLIIAVIISTGINPKAKSYYLFDGYAHLSSGLACGLAGLSAGMAIGIVGDAGVRANAQQPKLFVGMILILIFAEALALYGLIVGIILSSRAGQSRAE, encoded by the exons ATGTCTTCAACCTTCAGCGGCGATGAAACGGCACCGTTCTTCGGCTTCCTCGGAGCCGCTGCGGCCCTCGTTTTCTCCT GTATGGGAGCTGCCTATGGCACAGCAAAGAGTGGTGTTGGTGTGGCATCTATGGGAGTAATGAGGCCCGAGCTGGTCATGAAGTCCATTGTTCCAGTTGTTATGGCTGGAGTTTTGGGTATTTATGGTCTTATCATTGCTGTTATCATCAGTACAGGGATTAACCCAAAGGCAAAATCATACTACCTTTTTGATGGTTATGCTCATCTTTCCTCTGGTCTTGCTTGTGGTCTTGCTGGGCTTTCAGCTGGAATGGCCATTGGTATTGTTGGTGATGCTGGTGTTAG AGCTAATGCACAGCAGCCAAAACTTTTCGTTGGTATGATTCTCATTCTCATCTTTGCTGAAGCTCTTGCCCTGTACGGTCTTATCGTTGGCATTATCTTGTCTTCCCGTGCTGGCCAGTCCAGAGCCGAATGA